In one Hypomesus transpacificus isolate Combined female chromosome 18, fHypTra1, whole genome shotgun sequence genomic region, the following are encoded:
- the LOC124480736 gene encoding chitinase 3-like, with protein sequence MGSLVSTTTTTTATPTTVSTTTTTATPTTVATTITTATPTTVSTTTTTATPTTVATTITTATPTTLVTAATTTLLERSTLSEVIIILLCTFLILALSIIILSIWWRRRDLTVGSKVNQLGDGDNIQIDVIESENTYANFDKPVTHLEEDADTVIYSDITICNASSKPSTVVEETEYAIVKIRPLQLS encoded by the exons ATGGGATCACTGGTATCAA CAACAACTACAACAACAGCCACACCAACAACTGTATCAACAACTACAACAACAGCCACACCAACAACTGTAGCAACAACTATAACAACAGCCACACCAACAACTGTATCAACAACTACAACAACAGCCACACCAACAACTGTAGCAACAACTATAACAACAGCCACACCAACAACTTTAGTAACAGCAGCAACAACCACTCTGTTGGAAAG GTCAACACTATCTGAGGTCATCATTATCTTATTGTGTACCTTCCTGATTCTGGCTCTCTCAATTATCATTTTGTCAATATGGTGGAGAAGAAGGGATTTGA CTGTTGGATCAAAGGTCAATCAGTTGGGAGATGGAGACAATATACAG ATTGATGTGATCGAAAGTGAGAACACATATGCCAATTTTGACAAACCAGTaacacacctggaggaggatGCAGATACTGTTATTTACAGTGACATCACCATTTGTAATGCCAGCTCTAAACCATCAACAGTTGTGGAGGAAACTGAATATGCTATTGTCAAAATAAGACCATTGCAACTTTCATAA
- the LOC124480364 gene encoding cell division control protein 42 homolog, translated as MQTIKCVVVGDGAVGKTCLLISYTTNKFPSEYVPTVFDNYAVTVMIGGEPYTLGLFDTAGQEDYDRLRPLSYPQTDVFLVCFSVVSPSSFENVKEKWVPEITHHCPKTPFLLVGTQIDLRDDPSTVEKLAKNKQKPITPETAEKLTRDLKAVKYVECSALTQRGLKNVFDEAILAALEPPETQRKRKCCLF; from the exons ATGCAGACCATTAAATGTGTTGTGGTCGGTGATGGAGCCGTGGGAAAAACCTGCCTTTTAATTTCCTACACAACCAACAAATTCCCCTCTGAAtatgtacctact gtGTTTGACAACTATGCAGTGACTGTTATGATTGGTGGTGAGCCATATACCCTAGGATTATTTGATACTGCAG GACAAGAGGACTATGATAGGTTACGGCCTTTAAGTTACCCTCAAACAGATGTTTTCCTAGTCTGTTTCTCAGTAGTTTCACCCTCTTCATTTGAGAATGTTAAAGAAAAG TGGGTACCTGAAATCACTCACCACTGTCCCAAGACACCATTTCTGTTGGTTGGAACCCAAATTGACTTGAGAGATGACCCCTCTACAGTGGAGAAGCTTGCCAAGAACAAGCAGAAGCCAATTACCCCAGAGACAGCTGAGAAACTGACCCGTGATCTTAAGGCTGTCAAATATGTCGAGTGTTCTGCCCTTACACAG CGAGGTCTGAAGAATGTATTTGATGAAGCTATACTAGCAGCTTTAGAGCCACCTGAAACCCAGCGGAAGAGGAAGTGCTGTCTGTTCTGA
- the LOC124480362 gene encoding GTP-binding protein rhoC-like, producing the protein MANHEPKLLLAVLKELTAKELKEFQWHLSQEDWLDGFQHIPKGDLENADRQDTVDIMIRTYRNAPAVEITLKTLKDINQNNLADRLSRDYKPTESPCNHGSLSLVAPLTVLHTTPALTMLPALTFKAEVRLLPMEGNKVRFEVIPESMTTPSIAHAGSSMTPGGFSMALQSSSNTEDRSNIVCNNAQDHNQTPNEHVKSNNMTKLNQYNKIRINMLGSGSVGKSCMVSTFLTNRFPSEYVPSVFDKYIKDIGEEGCFGSLEIQDITGLSDYDDLRRISYPLTDVFLVCFSVVYPDSFKDVDMKWVPEINLYCPGTPFLLVGTQIDLRKDPHTLERLARNKQKPINSEIAKKLASDLKAFKYVECSALTQEGLKNVFDEVIQAVLRSQQFKKNKCVLS; encoded by the exons ATGGCTAACCATGAGCCAAAGCTGCTATTGGCTGTACTGAAGGAGTTGACAGCTAAAGAACTGAAGGAGTTTCAATGGCATCTAAGTCAGGAAGACTGGCTAGATGGCTTTCAACATATTCCAAAGGGCGACTTGGAGAATGCTGACAGGCAGGACACTGTAGATATAATGATACGGACCTACCGCAATGCACCTGCTGTGGAGATCACACTCAAAACTCTAAAGGATATCAACCAAAACAATCTTGCAGATAGGTTGTCAAGAGACTACAAACCAACTGAAAGCCCTTGCAATCATG GCTCTCTCTCACTAGTTGCTCCTCTAACTGTCCTGCATACTACACCAGCACTTACAATGCTCCCAGCACTCACATTCAAAGCAGAGGTTAGGTTGTTGCCAATG gaGGGGAATAAGGTTAGATTTGAAGTGATTCCAGAAAGCATGACAACTCCCTCGATAGCACATGCTGGCTCCTCCATGACTCCTGGTGGTTTTTCTATGGCTCTTCAGTCTAGCTCTAACACTGAAGATAGAAGTAATATTGTTTGCAACAATGCTCAAGATCATAATCAGACACCAAATGAGCACGTTAAATCTAACA ACATGACCAAGCTTAATCAGTACAATAAGATAAGGATCAATATGCTTGGCAGTGGATCTGTGGGAAAGTCCTGCATGGTTTCTACATTCCTAACCAACAGATTTCCCTCTGAATATGTACCATCA GTTTTTGACAAATACATAAAAGACATTGGTGAGGAAGGTTGTTTTGGCTCCCTTGAAATACAGGATATAACAG GTTTGTCTGACTATGACGATCTACGCAGAATAAGTTACCCTCTGACAGATGTTTTCCTAGTCTGTTTTTCAGTGGTTTATCCTGATTCATTTAAGGACGTGGACATGAAA TGGGTGCCTGAAATCAATCTCTATTGTCCTGGGACACCTTTCCTACTGGTCGGAACTCAGATTGACCTAAGAAAAGACCCCCACACATTGGAGAGGCTGGCCAGGAACAAACAAAAGCCAATCAATTCAGAAATTGCTAAGAAACTAGCCAGTGACCTGAAGGCATTCAAATATGTTGAGTGCTCTGCCCTTACACAG GAAGGCTtgaaaaatgtgtttgatgAGGTGATACAAGCTGTACTGAGGAGTCAGCAGTTcaagaaaaacaaatgtgtGCTGTCCTAG